One Spinacia oleracea cultivar Varoflay chromosome 4, BTI_SOV_V1, whole genome shotgun sequence DNA segment encodes these proteins:
- the LOC110794727 gene encoding ankyrin repeat-containing protein At5g02620-like encodes MSVLHNWILKKGEVWLFEYILNSKWKSIFVKLIGDADYNDRNNPFHVAATTNHETTNQVVKLLIEAHKEYQPTWMVNDVYQLPWFTINKANEGPLHLAIRNQNEELALELLKLHKDDDDISELLDYYRPKHTTLFLAIQNNCSQVAENILSRLDRKSWNEYLMDSTDGRNIMHLVPSLTNEKFGTWLVEEVSEFITQKDVNGQSAWDKAYEIGPAWFIKAVLEKEPSVFNSAPLVWTKACEKGHVLALCAFIDHNPGGFRDLCIEYKDSPLHHIKLPNLTGYENFLKITRMKDLINLQDSKGVTPLHKAIRNKDLFLTETLLTMDKIIYNIEDDENVSAIDLLAQECDNNQTWDRMCKRIGLDPRIKTTYFQDKTNLLEVRNSLFIVAALLAKITFTAGFTLPGGFNQETGAALLGKQPSFLVFLVSDALALFFSMLVLICLTWSMVFDASKSLVLIDRSMALLRLALNFTLLAFMTGVYVVIAPKSLWAAILIIIIMSFLVGISINKTLLYNFLEYVYKFIPSPKKKHRDQIGDVELGVPNKHDHLHDA; translated from the exons ATGTCAGTATTACACAATTGGATATTAAAAAAGGGTGAAGTATGGCTCTTCGAATACATTTTAAATAGCAAATGGAAGAGTATCTTTGTGAAACTCATTGGTGATGCAGATTACAATGACAGAAACAACCCCTTTCATGTTGCGGCCACTACCAACCATGAAACAACCAACCAAGTTGTAAAGCTCCTTATAGAAGCTCACAAAGAATATCAACCTACTTGGATGGTCAATGATGTATATCAATTGCCATGGTTTACAATTAATAAAGCAAATGAAGGACCTTTGCACTTGGCCATACGCAACCAAAATGAAGAGCTTGCTTTAGAATTACTGAAACTACACaaggatgatgatgatattaGTGAACTACTCGATTATTACAGGCCAAAGCATACTACTTTGTTTCTAGCTATACAGAACAATTGCTCTCAAGTAGCCGAAAATATATTGTCAAGATTGGATAGAAAAAGTTGGAACGAATATCTTATGGATTCCACTGATGGTCGTAATATAATGCATCTAGTTCCAAGTTTGACAA ATGAAAAGTTCGGGACATGGCTAGTAGAAGAAGTTTCAGAATTCATCACTCAAAAAGACGTCAATGGACAATCAGCTTGGGATAAAGCATATGAAATTGGTCCTGCATGGTTTATAAAAGCAGTTTTGGAAAAGGAACCATCTGTGTTTAATAGCGCACCCTTGGTTTGGACTAAAGCATGTGAGAAGGGTCACGTATTAGCCCTTTGTGCCTTCATCGACCATAATCCGGGGGGTTTTAGAGATCTTTGTATTGAATATAAGGATTCTCCTCTACATCACATAAAACTCCCAAATTTAACGGGGTATGAAAATTTTCTCAAGATTACACGCATGAAGGATTTAATCAatcttcaagattccaaagggGTGACACCTTTACACAAAGCAATAAGAAATAAAGACTTATTCTTGACAGAAACGTTACTCACGATGGATAAGATAATATATAACATTGAGGATGATGAAAATGTATCTGCCATAGATCTGCTAGCTCAAGAATGTGACAACAACCAGACATGG GACCGGATGTGCAAAAGAATTGGACTTGACCCGAGGATAAAAACGACATATTTCCAAGATAAGACGAATTTGTTGGAAGTGCGAAACTCTCTATTCATAGTGGCCGCTTTACTAGCAAAAATTACGTTCACTGCTGGATTCACTCTCCCTGGTGGATTTAATCAAGAAACTGGAGCAGCACTGTTAGGGAAGCAACCATCTTTCCTAGTGTTTTTGGTATCTGATGCATTGGCCTTATTTTTTTCGATGTTGGTGTTGATTTGTCTTACATGGTCCATGGTTTTCGATGCCAGTAAATCTTTGGTATTGATTGATCGAAGTATGGCTTTACTCCGTTTAGCACTAAACTTCACCTTATTGGCGTTTATGACTGGCGTATACGTTGTCATAGCCCCAAAGTCATTGTGGGCAGCTattcttattattatcattatgaGCTTCCTCGTTGGAATTTCAATCAACAAGACACTCTTGTATAATTTTCTAGAGTATGTATACAAGTTCATCCCTTCTCCAAAGAAAAAGCATAGAGATCAAATCGGTGATGTGGAACTG GGCGTCCCTAACAAACATGATCACTTGCATGATGCTTAG